In one window of Skermanella rosea DNA:
- a CDS encoding zinc-binding metallopeptidase family protein, producing the protein MSTEDDLSLLTELLLARGPGGQEQEVRAICRRELERTCDTVWIDAADNVIGIVRAGSVPRAEAERRAVRIMAHQDEIAMVVKRVEPDGSLRVVALGGAHPVNFGMCPLDIMGEREVVPGVLSFGTMHGTSESGQAADVLSGNVRWPDVHVTTRRSKEELGKLGVRAGTRVVLSRHWRRPFLVNDCVAAHFLDDRAPIVATLGAAALTASRRDALRRDALFVFTTKEEETNAGAQYAARTLPGDVCVAVEVGPIAAEYDTTLSADPIVLMGDEKGFYTKSVSDGLLHAADRCGLHPQPALMPGFASDASAVLSSGSSARAGCIAIPTESTHGYEVVLRDGMNACARTISEYLTGEPVD; encoded by the coding sequence ATGTCCACCGAAGACGATCTCTCGCTCCTGACGGAACTCCTGCTGGCCCGGGGCCCCGGCGGCCAGGAGCAGGAAGTGCGGGCGATTTGCCGGCGCGAGCTCGAGCGGACCTGCGACACGGTCTGGATCGACGCCGCCGACAACGTGATCGGCATCGTGCGCGCCGGATCGGTCCCGCGCGCCGAGGCGGAACGGCGCGCGGTCCGCATCATGGCGCACCAGGACGAGATCGCGATGGTGGTCAAGCGCGTCGAACCCGACGGAAGCCTGCGGGTGGTGGCGCTGGGCGGGGCCCATCCGGTGAACTTCGGCATGTGTCCCCTGGACATCATGGGCGAGCGGGAAGTCGTCCCCGGCGTGCTGTCGTTCGGCACCATGCACGGCACATCCGAGTCCGGCCAGGCTGCGGACGTGTTGAGCGGAAACGTGCGGTGGCCGGACGTCCATGTGACCACGCGCCGCTCGAAGGAGGAACTCGGCAAGCTGGGCGTGCGGGCCGGGACGAGAGTCGTGCTCAGCAGGCACTGGCGCCGGCCGTTCCTGGTCAACGACTGCGTCGCGGCCCACTTCCTCGACGATCGCGCGCCGATCGTGGCGACCCTCGGGGCGGCGGCCCTGACGGCGTCGCGCCGCGACGCGCTGCGCCGAGACGCTCTGTTCGTCTTCACGACGAAGGAGGAGGAAACCAATGCCGGCGCCCAGTACGCCGCCAGGACCTTGCCGGGCGATGTCTGCGTCGCCGTGGAAGTCGGCCCCATCGCGGCCGAATACGATACCACGCTGAGCGCCGATCCGATCGTGCTGATGGGCGACGAGAAGGGCTTCTACACCAAGTCGGTGTCGGACGGGCTGCTGCATGCCGCCGACCGCTGCGGGCTCCACCCGCAGCCGGCGCTGATGCCGGGATTCGCATCCGACGCCAGCGCCGTCCTCAGTTCGGGATCGTCGGCGCGCGCCGGCTGCATCGCGATACCGACCGAGAGCACCCACGGGTATGAAGTCGTGCTGCGTGACGGCATGAACGCCTGCGCGCGGACGATCTCCGAATACCTGACCGGGGAGCCGGTGGACTGA